Proteins encoded together in one Sylvia atricapilla isolate bSylAtr1 chromosome 2, bSylAtr1.pri, whole genome shotgun sequence window:
- the NEPRO gene encoding nucleolus and neural progenitor protein, with translation MTHPRGVTWSGPRLSPRMVRPTPGPAVRGGKMAAPRAACDGRDGPWNRLDVPWPTNSAAVPLAAQHPAVRCLSVLRRRCDIAGKRLSGPGLAAEGRVLRSVLYVYHSKLLRHRPYLAMQQVEQCLKRLWKMNLVGCLETLVELMPKKNASKAHAECLVPSQPVLETVALKVLGGCKLILRLLDCCCKAFLLSVKHLCSKEFILLNTLASGLLSRLWIQYRCVLQTLTSLYGALSTMLHLVSEIQQTPYIKGFTFPSDISDFLGVNISSEAKKQKALMLTTKKSTSWMKKLFSPVPEAVSKVGKKKKSETCTSAVKTRSISCAMDIGETVVVPTARRENHSGFDVKSLLRPARHPTQEGLSIASTPFKAESSPLLSQITKSQHTGSVVQMVQKAASFGELSEALRKAILWCKTNKFKSEAYFLRNKLLKSNRLHHVEAQGCSLKRKLRCVRTSVCKYLLYGSQHTRWPRQHLKARVCRRRIRSSALWKTALKTAGQKPPEPFGLCENSSSPILPAYQDGSLGQKEQRSMDTGHVRLSTTGTLKRMLLEGSPGPVWKEVAENTDIDSIFATLGV, from the exons ATGACGCACCCCCGCGGGGTGACTTGGTCCGGCCCGCGGCTCTCCCCGCGGATGGTGCGGCCCACGCCGGGGCCGGCCGTGCGCGGCGGGAAGATGGCGGCTCCCAGGGCGGCGTGCGACGGGCGGGACGGGCCCTGGAACCGGCTGGACGTGCCCTGGCCCACGAACAGCGCCGCGGTGCCGCTGGCGGCCCAGCACCCCGCAG TGAGGTGTCTGTCGGTGCTGCGGCGGCGGTGCGACATCGCCGGGAAGCGGCTGTCGGGGCCGGGCCTGGCCGCCGAGGGACGCGTCCTGCGCTCCGTGCTCTACGTGTACCACAGCAAGCTGCTCCGGCACCGGCCCTACCTGGCCATGCAGCAG GTAGAACAATGTTTGAAGCGCCTGTGGAAGATGAATTTGGTGGGCTGCCTGGAAACTCTGGTAGAACTGATGCCCAA gaaaaatgcatCCAAAGCCCATGCAGAGTGCCTGGTTCCcagccagcctgtgctggaaacagtggcTTTGAAGGTATTGGGAGGCTGCAAGCTCATACTACGTCTGCTGGATTGTTGCTGTAAAGCTTTTCT CTTGTCCGTTAAACACCTCTGCTCCAAGGAATTCATACTCCTGAATACTCTGGCTTCGGGGCTCCTGAGCCGGCTCTG GATTCAGTACAGGTGTGTATTGCAGACCCTCACATCCTTGTACGGTGCCTTGTCGACAATGCTTCATCTGGTATCTGAGATCCAACAGACCCCTTATATCAAGGGGTTTACCTTCCCTTCTGATATCAGTGACTTCCTTGGAGTTAACATATCTTCAGAGGCAAAGAAGCAAAAGGCTCTAATGcttacaacaaaaaaatctaccaGCTGGATGAAGAAGCTCTTCTCACCAGTGCCAGAGGCAGTATCAAAGgttgggaaaaagaaaaaatccgAGACCTGTACAAGTGCCGTGAAAACCCGTAGCATCTCGTGTGCCATGGACATCGGGGAGACAGTAGTGGTGCCCACAGCCAGGAGAG AGAATCACTCAGGGTTTGATGTGAAGAGCTTGCTTAGACCAGCCAGACATCCGACACAGGAG GGTCTAAGCATTGCATCAACACCTTTTAAAGCAGAGTCATCACCACTTTTGTCTCAGATAACAAAATCACAGCACACTGGATCTGTTGTACAGATGGTCCAAAAGGCTGCATCCTTTGGGGAGCTGTCAGAGGCACTCAGAAAAGCTATCCTGTGGTGCAAAACCAACAAATTCAAATCAGAAGCTTATTTTCTGCGTAACAAGTTGTTGAAAAGCAACCGGTTACACCATGTGGAGGCTCAAGGATGCAG CCTGAAGAGGAAGCTGCGCTGTGTGAGAACATCTGTCTGTAAATACCTCCTGTATGGGTCACAACACACGCGCTGGCCGAGGCAGCACCTCAAGGCACGCGTCTGCCGAAGGAGGATCAGATCATCTGCACTCTGGAAAACAGCTCTAAAGACTGCTGGGCAAAAGCCTCCTGAGCCTTTTGGGCTCTGTGAGAACAGCTCATCACCTATCCTCCCAGCTTACCAGGATGGGTCTCTGGGTCAGAAAGAACAGCGCAGCATGGATACAGGACATGTCAGACTAAGCACAACAGGGACCCTTAAGCggatgctgctggaaggaagCCCTGGCCCTGTGTGGAAAGAAGTTGCTGAGAATACAGATATTGATTCTATTTTTGCAACATTAGGTGTCTGA
- the TAF13 gene encoding transcription initiation factor TFIID subunit 13: MADEEEDAPFEEDAEDAGGSLDGGQGRRKRLFSKELRCMMYGFGDDQNPYTESVDILEDLVIEFITEMTHKAMSIGRQGRVQVEDIVFLIRKDPRKFARVKDLLTMNEELKRARKAFDEANYGS, from the exons ATGGcggatgaggaggaggatgcgCCG TTCGAAGAGGACGCGGAGGACGCCGGTGGAAGCCTGGAcggcgggcagggcaggaggaagaggctgtTCTCCAAAGAGC TAAGGTGCATGATGTATGGATTTGGGGACGACCAGAACCCTTACACAGAATCAGTGGACATTCTTGAGGACCTGGTAATAGAGTTTATCACTGAAATG ACACACAAGGCCATGTCCATCGGGCGGCAGGGTCGGGTACAGGTTGAGGACATTGTCTTTCTCATACGCAAGGACCCCCGGAAGTTTGCCAGAGTTAAAGACCTCCTAACTATGAATGAAGAACTGAAACGAGCCAGAAAGGCTTTTGATGAAGCAAACTATGGGTCTTGA
- the GTPBP8 gene encoding GTP-binding protein 8, with translation MVLARAGGAAGRASPPLAALSQVLRLERSRRAAIVFPLQKLERYLAPGADTARFRLFQPGLAALQRAEALFRSDRGHPIDYVSSAVRMEHAPPPALPEVCFIGRSNVGKSSLIRALFSLAPEVEVRVSKTPGHTKKMNFFKVGKYFTLVDMPGYGYRAPRDFVEMVEAYLQERHNLKRTFLLVDGVVGLQKADHIAVEMLEEFGIPYLMVLTKIDRASRGLLLKNVLEIQEFVKENTQGCFPQLFLVSSLEFSGVHLLRCFVAHVTGNLPTVEAR, from the exons ATGGTGCTGGCCCGGGCGGGAGGTGCCGCGGGCCGGGCCTCGCCGCCGCTGGCCgccctgtcccaggtgctgcGGCTGGAGCGGAGCCGCCGCGCCGCCATCGTGTTCCCGCTGCAGAAGCTGGAGCGGTACCTGGCGCCCGGCGCGGACACGGCGCGGTTCCGCCTCTTCCAGCCCGGGCTGGCCGCGCTGCAGCGCGCCGAGGCGCTCTTCAGGTCCGACCGCGGGCACCCCATCGACTACGTGAGCTCGGCCGTGCGCATGGAGCAtgccccgccgcccgccctgCCCGAG GTGTGCTTCATCGGCCGAAGCAATGTGGGAAAATCATCTTTAATCCGGGCCTTGTTTTCACTGGCTCCAGAAGTGGAAGTCAGAGTGTCAAAAACGCCA GGCCACACTAAGAAGATGAATTTCTTCAAAGTAGGGAAGTACTTTACACTGGTGGATATGCCAGGATATGGCTATCGCGCCCCCCGGGACTTTGTTGAGATGGTGGAGGCCTATCTGCAGGAACGGCACAA CTTGAAGAGGACCTTCTTATTAGTGGATGGTGTAGTTGGACTCCAGAAAGCAGATCACATCGCAGTAGAGATGCTGGAAGAGTTTGGGATTCCTTATCTG ATGGTGTTAACAAAAATTGACCGAGCTTCCAGGGGATTGTTGTTAAAGAACGTACTGGAGATTCAGGAGTTTGTAAAGGAGAACACTCAGGGGTGCTTTCCTCAGCTGTTCCTAGTCAG TTCTCTGGAGTTCTCAGGGGTTCACTTGCTCAGGTGTTTTGTAGCCCATGTTACTGGAAACCTGCCCACTGTAGAGGCCCGCTGA